CTGAGCAGCCAGACGAAGAAAGCCTTGAACAGGGCGTCGGGCAGCAGCTTGCAGATGTACACGGCCACCGCCAGGGTGGCCACGGCCACGGCCAGGAAGACCTGCTCCACCCCGAAGCCCAGGGCCAGCATGCCCGCCCCGGCCAGGGAGGCGGCCACCATGAAGGCCGCGTTCATGATGTTGTTGGCGGCCACGATGCGCGCCCGCTCGTGCTCCTCGCTGCGGGCCTGGAGGATGGCGTAGAGCGGCACGATGTACACGCCGCCGGCCACGGAGAACAGCAGCAGGTCCGCCAGAACCCGCCACGCGCCGGGCATGGCCAGCAGGGCGGAGAGCCCCATGACCGGAGCCTCGGCGGGCAGGTGCGCGAAGTGGGCCGAGGAGAGCCAGAGGTCGAAGGCGAAGGCGCTCATGGCCAGGGCGGCCAGGGGCACGTGCCGGGCGGAGATTTCGCCCTTGAGCATCCGGGAGCACAGCGCCGAACCCAGGCCGATGCCCACGGAGAACACGGTGAGCATGAGCGTCACGGCGTGCTCGCCCGCGTGGAGCACGTCCTTGGCGAAGGCCGGGAACTGCGAGAGGTAGGTGATGCCCACCAGCCAGAACCAGGAGATGCCCAGCACCGAGAGGAACACGTCGCGCCTCTTTTTGGCCAGGCCCATGACCGCGAAGGTCTCCCGCAGGATGTGCGGGCTCACGGTTACGCCCCTGTCGCCGGGCCTGGCCTTGGGCAGCATCAGGCTGGCCGCGAAGCCCAGCGCCGCGAAGCCCACGAGCATGACGCAGATGGTGGCGATGCCGCCCTGCTCCAGCACAAGCATGCCCCCGGCGATGGTGCCCAGCAGGATGGCCAGGAAGGTGCCGCCCTCGATGAGCGCGTTGCCGTCCACCAGGTCGCCCTCGGGCAGCTGCTCGGGCAGGATGGCGTACTTGAGCGGCCCGAAGAACGTGGCCTGGGCGCCCAGCAGGAAGAGCACGGCCAGCATCCCGGATACGCTTTCGGCCAGCAGGGACCAGGCCCCCAGCGAGACGATGGCGATCTCCGCGAGCTTGACCAGCCGGATGAGCCCGCTCTTCTCGTAGCGGTCGGCCAGTTGCCCGGCCGTGGCCGAGAACAGGAAGAAGGGCAGCATGAACAGGCCCGAGGCGATGTTGACCAGCACCTGCGGAGGCATGGCCGAGGCCTCGCCCAGGCGGTAGATCACCAGGATGGCGATGGCGTTCTTGAACACGTTGTCGTTGGCCGCGCCCAGGAACTGGCTGACGAACAGGGGCCAGAAGCTGCGCTTGCCGAGCACGCGGGTGATGCCTGCGTTCATACTACAAACCTCCCGGGAAATTGGCCGCGGCCGGGGTCACTGCCGGCTCGGGCGCGCCTCGCCAGATGAATGCGGCGTGCTCCACGAAAACGGAGGCCGGAAAGCGCGCCCCGGTCTTCGGGTGGCGCAGGGTGCGCTTGAGCACGAAATCGAAGAGCAGGGGGTTGGCCCTGTAGATCTCGCCAAGCTGGCGGCGCTCGCGGTCCGTCAGAAAACCCGCCAGCCATAAAACACGCGGCTGCATGAAGATGTCAACGGCGGGGAGCGGATAGTCGCTGCCGTTTATGAGCCTCGGGTGCAGGTCGGCGCGCTCCAGCAGGATCTTGAGGTCGCCGGTGCTGCGGGCGGTCTGGGCCAGCATGGAGATGTCGCCGTAGAGGCGGCCCGTGTAGCGCGGGTCGTCCATCATGCGCAGGAAGAGGTCGAAGTTGCGGGCGCGGCGGCCCGGGTTGTCCAGATCCTCACTGGTGCCCCGGTTCCCGGCGTGGGCCATGATCACGGTGACGCCCAGGTCCAGGGGGCGGCGCAGCAGCAGGGGGTTGCCCAGGCGCTGGTCCGTGGAGGCCACCGAGGCCTCGTGTCCGGTGTGGCAGAGCAGGGCCATGCCGTGGCGGATCATGGCGCGATAGAAGGGGTCGAAGCCGGGGTCGGAGGGGTCCATGCCCTGGGAGTTGGGCAGCCACTTGATCACGCGCACGCCTTGCGCGGCAAGGCTCTCCAGCCGGGCCAGGGCGTGCGGGTCGCTCGGATGCACCGAGGCCACCGGGACG
This genomic window from Fundidesulfovibrio soli contains:
- a CDS encoding amidohydrolase family protein, encoding MHAGIVLAALTALFIPFVSQAQATPAARTGESPARSAKPLSPGAQALVDRAFADLDGRRPLDCHVHILGLGTGGTGVYASPALRSWLRPWSRLKADMVLSASGVKDPALADQQYVARLLALARDFPVEPRLAVLAFDCRYTPGGERDFARTEFRIPDGYVLDLARSHPDTFVPVASVHPSDPHALARLESLAAQGVRVIKWLPNSQGMDPSDPGFDPFYRAMIRHGMALLCHTGHEASVASTDQRLGNPLLLRRPLDLGVTVIMAHAGNRGTSEDLDNPGRRARNFDLFLRMMDDPRYTGRLYGDISMLAQTARSTGDLKILLERADLHPRLINGSDYPLPAVDIFMQPRVLWLAGFLTDRERRQLGEIYRANPLLFDFVLKRTLRHPKTGARFPASVFVEHAAFIWRGAPEPAVTPAAANFPGGL